A genomic segment from Truepera sp. encodes:
- a CDS encoding HAD family hydrolase has product MTRRSAIVFDLDGTLVDSLDDILDSFLAAFDAVGLPRPERAAARALVGRPLGEMYSPFAPAEALAPLESAYREHYPRHFVTRTRPFPGVLDLLGQLGERGYSRVVATTKRPDAARALVEAVGLAGLLDHVQGTEGFPHKPAPDVILRGLAAVGGAGEWMVGDTVSDIEAGRAAGLKTYAVTWGTHDAEALASVGPDALEATLTPLLHLLDVTDG; this is encoded by the coding sequence ATGACCCGCCGCAGCGCCATAGTGTTCGACCTGGACGGGACCCTCGTCGATTCCCTCGACGACATCCTCGACAGCTTCCTCGCCGCCTTCGACGCCGTGGGCTTGCCCAGACCCGAGCGAGCGGCCGCACGCGCCCTGGTGGGCAGGCCGCTGGGGGAGATGTACTCCCCGTTCGCCCCGGCGGAGGCGCTGGCCCCTCTCGAGTCCGCTTACCGCGAACATTATCCTCGCCACTTCGTGACAAGGACGCGGCCGTTCCCCGGGGTGCTCGACCTCCTCGGGCAACTAGGGGAACGGGGCTACTCGCGCGTGGTGGCGACGACCAAGCGACCCGACGCCGCCCGCGCGCTGGTCGAGGCCGTCGGGCTGGCTGGACTACTCGACCACGTGCAGGGCACGGAGGGCTTCCCTCACAAGCCGGCGCCCGACGTCATCCTGAGGGGCTTGGCGGCGGTCGGGGGCGCGGGCGAGTGGATGGTTGGCGACACCGTATCGGACATCGAGGCCGGCCGAGCAGCGGGGCTGAAGACCTACGCGGTCACGTGGGGAACGCACGACGCTGAAGCGTTGGCGAGTGTGGGCCCCGACGCGCTCGAGGCCACCCTCACGCCCCTCCTGCACCTGCTGGACGTCACGGACGGTTAG
- a CDS encoding TIGR00730 family Rossman fold protein yields MNGIEKQYVIDALAEDSWRMFRIMGEFVQGFEEMADVGKAVTVFGSARLQPGSDLYEKARRLGADMTKEGYTMLTGGGPGIMEGANRGAMEAGGRSMGLNIDLPHEQSPNPYQTDTLKFKYFFVRKVMLVKYSTAFVVFPGGFGTIDELFEALTLIQTHKIKPFPVYLVGVEFWRGLLQWLQGTLLRLGTISEGDLHLFKVVDDISTIPDEIEAYYRNSNMAGFNLPW; encoded by the coding sequence ATGAACGGCATCGAGAAACAGTACGTCATCGACGCCCTCGCCGAGGACTCATGGCGCATGTTCCGGATCATGGGGGAGTTCGTCCAGGGGTTCGAGGAGATGGCCGACGTCGGGAAGGCCGTTACTGTGTTCGGCTCCGCGCGCCTGCAGCCCGGCAGTGACCTGTACGAGAAGGCCAGGCGCCTGGGGGCCGACATGACCAAGGAGGGCTACACCATGCTCACTGGCGGTGGCCCTGGGATCATGGAGGGGGCGAACCGGGGCGCCATGGAGGCCGGCGGCCGCAGCATGGGCCTCAACATCGACCTCCCGCACGAGCAGTCGCCGAACCCGTACCAGACGGACACGCTCAAGTTCAAGTACTTCTTCGTCCGCAAGGTGATGCTGGTCAAGTACTCGACCGCCTTCGTCGTCTTTCCCGGCGGTTTCGGGACCATCGACGAGTTGTTCGAGGCGCTGACGCTCATCCAGACGCACAAGATCAAGCCGTTCCCCGTCTACCTGGTGGGCGTCGAGTTCTGGCGCGGGCTGCTGCAGTGGCTGCAGGGCACGCTGCTGCGCCTGGGCACCATCTCGGAGGGCGACCTCCACCTGTTCAAGGTCGTGGACGACATCAGCACCATCCCGGACGAGATAGAGGCCTATTACCGCAACTCGAACATGGCGGGCTTCAACCTGCCCTGGTGA
- a CDS encoding peptidoglycan DD-metalloendopeptidase family protein encodes MRIVAAVLASVVVAGVALWALGLPPFGGTPEPAKPSLFSALESADVEAVTAALGGGADVNARDMDGYTVLMAAVRNHAPVSVMDALLAARAGIDEVTANGSTALMLAAAAGTPSEVLYLMNAGANPTLKDAAGKNAADRAQENPAVRTSGVLPRLREAAERPFVKGWPTGYIVPVEGATISSRRSHLPGARRAYRNGYHEGFDFYDGTVSVDIGYGTPIVAVADGVVIRADRDYVENDLKAYDELVAEASSMLDTPPEILDRLRGRQVWIRHAGGFVTRYAHLSAVAEGIREGVFVRQGEIIGSTGNSGTIEAAQGTHDGPHPHVEVWQPNGEYLGAGMEPEQIWSLAAQVFGVAALPPYHD; translated from the coding sequence ATGCGGATAGTGGCAGCAGTGCTCGCGTCGGTGGTGGTGGCCGGGGTGGCCCTCTGGGCTCTCGGGCTCCCGCCCTTCGGCGGTACGCCGGAACCTGCCAAGCCCAGCCTGTTCAGCGCCTTGGAGTCGGCGGACGTCGAGGCGGTAACTGCGGCTCTGGGGGGCGGCGCCGACGTGAACGCTCGTGACATGGACGGTTACACGGTCCTCATGGCCGCCGTCCGGAACCACGCCCCGGTCTCGGTGATGGACGCCCTGTTGGCCGCGCGTGCCGGGATCGACGAGGTCACCGCCAACGGCTCCACCGCCCTGATGCTGGCCGCCGCTGCGGGCACGCCCTCGGAGGTCCTCTACCTCATGAACGCCGGGGCCAATCCGACCCTGAAGGACGCCGCCGGCAAGAACGCGGCCGACCGCGCTCAAGAGAACCCGGCCGTGCGCACCTCCGGAGTCCTCCCCCGCCTTCGGGAGGCGGCGGAACGACCCTTCGTGAAGGGCTGGCCGACCGGGTACATAGTGCCGGTGGAGGGGGCCACCATCAGCTCACGCCGCAGCCACCTACCCGGTGCCCGGCGCGCCTACCGCAACGGCTACCACGAGGGCTTCGACTTCTACGACGGCACGGTCAGCGTGGATATCGGCTACGGCACGCCGATCGTCGCCGTGGCCGACGGCGTCGTCATCCGCGCCGATCGCGACTACGTCGAGAACGACCTGAAGGCGTACGACGAACTGGTGGCCGAGGCCTCGAGCATGCTGGACACGCCACCCGAGATCCTCGACCGCCTCAGGGGCCGCCAGGTCTGGATCCGGCACGCTGGCGGTTTCGTCACGCGTTACGCGCACCTCTCCGCAGTGGCGGAGGGCATCCGCGAGGGCGTCTTCGTGAGACAGGGCGAGATCATCGGCTCGACCGGCAACTCAGGCACCATCGAGGCGGCCCAGGGCACCCACGACGGCCCTCACCCGCACGTGGAGGTCTGGCAGCCGAACGGCGAGTACCTGGGTGCCGGCATGGAACCGGAGCAGATCTGGAGCCTGGCGGCCCAGGTGTTCGGCGTGGCGGCATTGCCGCCGTATCACGACTGA
- a CDS encoding MATE family efflux transporter: MFTAVFAPRKSEFLRLLRLAGPLVLAQLAQNGMSFVDTFMVGRLGPGALAAMALGATTFFTTSIVTSSVLFAVGPVVAQAIGAGRRDEAGHVASQALWLAVVFAVPGIVIFHSIGPLLYLFGLEPETAALAAGYLRAISLGFPFFLGFQALRGFLEGNGDARPIMYIAFFGVALNVLLCEALIFGHFGLPALGVVGTGYATATVYLVMFVLVAALVTWRYPKQAVLRGMRHLEFQVMRELVRVGWPIGFTTGAEVGLFTLSALLMGRFGEDILAGHQVAMQSVSMTFMVPLGMSIATGVLVGQAAGRGDDAAVRRMGFMGILAAIGFMTLTACLFAFAPRYVIGIYASLDDPTNASMIATAAGFLGIAAIFQLFDGVQVTAIGALRGLRDTRMPMLYTIFSYWLVGVPVGLLLAFKLGFGPRGLWFGMVAGLATSAVLMTVRFARRSRQVAPVVLGSPTTRPS, encoded by the coding sequence ATGTTTACAGCCGTGTTCGCGCCGCGCAAGAGCGAGTTCCTGAGGCTGTTGCGGCTGGCCGGACCACTGGTTCTGGCACAGCTCGCCCAGAACGGCATGAGCTTCGTGGATACCTTCATGGTGGGGCGCTTGGGCCCGGGCGCGCTAGCGGCTATGGCCCTGGGAGCCACCACCTTCTTCACGACCTCGATAGTCACCTCGTCCGTGCTCTTCGCCGTGGGGCCGGTGGTGGCTCAAGCGATCGGAGCCGGCCGCCGTGACGAGGCGGGTCACGTCGCCTCGCAGGCACTCTGGCTCGCCGTGGTGTTCGCCGTCCCCGGCATAGTGATCTTCCACAGCATCGGGCCGCTCCTCTACCTTTTCGGGTTGGAGCCCGAAACGGCCGCGCTGGCGGCGGGCTACCTCCGGGCCATCTCGCTGGGCTTCCCGTTCTTCCTGGGGTTCCAGGCCCTGCGCGGCTTCCTCGAGGGCAACGGTGACGCCCGCCCGATAATGTACATAGCCTTCTTCGGGGTCGCCCTGAACGTTCTTCTATGCGAGGCCCTGATCTTCGGGCACTTCGGGTTGCCGGCGTTAGGCGTGGTGGGCACGGGTTACGCCACCGCGACCGTTTACCTCGTCATGTTCGTGCTGGTGGCGGCACTGGTCACCTGGCGCTACCCGAAGCAGGCCGTACTGAGAGGCATGCGGCACCTGGAGTTCCAGGTCATGCGCGAGCTCGTGCGAGTCGGCTGGCCGATTGGCTTCACGACGGGCGCCGAGGTCGGCCTGTTCACCCTCTCGGCCCTGCTGATGGGGCGCTTCGGCGAGGACATTCTGGCCGGCCACCAGGTAGCCATGCAGTCCGTCTCGATGACTTTCATGGTCCCGCTCGGCATGTCGATCGCGACCGGCGTGCTGGTGGGACAGGCGGCAGGCAGGGGCGACGATGCGGCGGTCAGACGCATGGGATTCATGGGGATCCTCGCTGCCATCGGTTTCATGACCCTCACGGCCTGTCTCTTCGCCTTCGCCCCACGGTACGTGATCGGGATCTACGCGAGCCTCGACGATCCGACGAACGCGAGCATGATCGCGACCGCGGCGGGCTTCTTGGGCATCGCCGCCATCTTTCAGCTCTTCGACGGGGTGCAGGTCACTGCCATCGGGGCGCTCCGCGGGCTCAGGGACACGCGCATGCCCATGCTTTACACCATCTTCTCGTACTGGCTCGTCGGGGTGCCCGTAGGGCTGCTGCTGGCGTTCAAGCTCGGTTTCGGCCCGCGTGGGCTGTGGTTCGGGATGGTCGCCGGGCTGGCGACGTCCGCGGTGCTCATGACCGTCCGCTTCGCGCGGCGCTCGAGGCAGGTCGCGCCCGTGGTGCTCGGCAGTCCGACGACGCGGCCAAGCTAG
- a CDS encoding rod shape-determining protein: protein MIGVDLGTTNVRIHVKGKGVLLREPAVIAVLKGTTEIKAVGQEAYRMLGRTPGTITAVRPMADGVIADYTLTERMLKAFIRKVLTGPSRFIRPNIMVCIPSGITDVERRAVVQAVHEVGARRAYLIEEPVAGAIGAGINIAEPIGSMVIDIGGGTTDLAIISMGGIVVSHSLRIAGNTFDRDIMAFVKAKHNLLIGDRTAEEIKREIGAAKIMSEADRQSMEVRGRDLIDGMPKSVTITTEDVVQALRSSLERIAEGMRKVLEQGPPELVSDVIERGIVLTGGGALLRHLDTYLSTITAIPVGVAANPADCVVLGTAQALDLVHVLKDAHFERAR, encoded by the coding sequence ATGATCGGCGTAGACCTAGGCACGACGAACGTCAGGATCCACGTGAAGGGCAAGGGCGTTCTGCTGCGCGAGCCGGCAGTCATCGCGGTGCTCAAGGGCACGACCGAGATAAAGGCGGTCGGGCAGGAGGCCTACCGCATGCTCGGCCGCACGCCCGGGACCATCACTGCCGTGAGGCCCATGGCCGATGGCGTCATCGCCGATTACACCCTGACGGAGAGGATGCTGAAGGCCTTCATCCGCAAGGTGCTCACGGGGCCCTCGCGCTTCATCCGCCCCAACATCATGGTCTGCATCCCCTCAGGCATCACCGACGTCGAGCGCCGCGCGGTGGTGCAGGCCGTCCACGAGGTCGGGGCGCGCAGGGCGTACCTGATCGAGGAACCGGTGGCGGGCGCCATCGGTGCCGGTATCAACATCGCCGAGCCGATCGGCTCGATGGTCATCGATATCGGTGGCGGCACCACCGACCTGGCCATCATCAGCATGGGGGGCATCGTGGTCTCCCACAGCCTCCGCATCGCCGGCAACACCTTCGATCGCGACATCATGGCCTTCGTCAAGGCCAAGCACAACCTGCTCATCGGCGACCGCACGGCCGAGGAGATCAAGCGCGAGATAGGGGCCGCGAAGATCATGTCGGAGGCGGACCGGCAGAGCATGGAAGTGCGGGGCCGCGACCTGATCGACGGCATGCCCAAGAGCGTGACCATCACTACGGAGGACGTGGTCCAGGCGCTGCGGTCCTCGCTCGAGAGGATCGCCGAGGGCATGCGCAAGGTACTCGAGCAGGGTCCACCCGAGCTCGTGTCCGACGTCATCGAGCGCGGCATCGTCCTCACCGGCGGCGGCGCGCTGCTAAGGCACCTCGACACGTATCTCTCGACCATCACGGCCATCCCCGTGGGCGTCGCCGCGAACCCGGCCGACTGTGTCGTCCTCGGCACGGCCCAGGCGCTCGACCTGGTGCACGTCCTCAAGGACGCACATTTCGAACGGGCCCGCTGA
- a CDS encoding NAD(P)H-quinone oxidoreductase: MAEVADSKQMTALIPNASGALKPASVARPVPGEHEVLVRVRAAGINRADLAQLAGLYPPPPGASDVLGLEVAGEVAGFGPGLSEADEADPEAGPYARLGLDVGTPVCALLPGGGYAEYVSVPAAMLMPVQPGWTMLEAAAWPEVAFTAFLNLFLEARLRPGERLLVHAGASGVGTMAIAMAKAAGAAVYATAGGPAKVGACLAQGADLAFDRYDQEFAAALAEHGVDGVDVVLDVVGRAYFDSNIDSLRPGGRLVVISTLSGGSVELDLRRLMAKRLRLIGSTLRARPVPEKVDIKRALFGRFGSRLAAGELKPVIDSTAPWTDVSRLHAKMSENLNIGKLVLEVA, encoded by the coding sequence ATGGCAGAAGTCGCGGACTCCAAGCAGATGACGGCGCTCATCCCGAACGCGAGCGGGGCGTTGAAGCCGGCAAGCGTCGCACGTCCGGTTCCGGGTGAGCACGAGGTGCTCGTGCGCGTGCGGGCGGCCGGCATCAACCGTGCCGACCTTGCTCAGCTGGCCGGGCTCTACCCGCCGCCGCCGGGCGCTTCCGACGTGCTCGGCCTCGAGGTGGCTGGGGAGGTAGCGGGCTTCGGACCGGGGCTCTCCGAGGCCGACGAGGCGGACCCCGAGGCGGGCCCGTACGCGCGGCTCGGGTTGGACGTGGGGACGCCCGTCTGCGCGCTGCTCCCAGGCGGCGGTTACGCGGAGTACGTGAGCGTGCCGGCGGCGATGCTCATGCCGGTGCAGCCGGGCTGGACGATGCTCGAGGCGGCGGCCTGGCCCGAGGTCGCCTTCACGGCGTTCCTCAACCTGTTCCTGGAGGCGCGCCTGCGGCCGGGGGAGCGGCTCCTGGTGCATGCGGGTGCGAGCGGCGTGGGCACGATGGCGATTGCGATGGCGAAGGCCGCCGGGGCCGCCGTCTACGCCACCGCGGGCGGCCCGGCCAAGGTCGGGGCCTGCCTCGCACAAGGCGCCGACCTGGCGTTCGACCGTTACGACCAGGAGTTCGCCGCGGCACTGGCCGAGCACGGGGTGGACGGGGTGGACGTCGTGCTGGACGTGGTGGGCCGCGCATACTTCGACTCGAACATCGACAGCCTGAGGCCGGGTGGGCGCCTGGTCGTGATCTCGACCCTGAGTGGCGGGAGCGTCGAACTCGACCTGCGGCGGCTGATGGCGAAACGCTTGCGCTTGATAGGCTCGACGCTGCGGGCGAGGCCGGTGCCGGAGAAGGTCGACATAAAACGCGCCCTCTTCGGCCGCTTCGGCTCCCGCCTTGCCGCCGGTGAGCTGAAGCCGGTGATCGACAGCACCGCGCCGTGGACGGACGTTTCCCGCCTGCACGCTAAGATGTCGGAGAACCTGAACATCGGCAAGCTGGTGCTCGAGGTCGCGTGA
- a CDS encoding methyltransferase domain-containing protein, which translates to MSEEPHMDTLEAPRVAPYTALADVYDVIMAEVEYDEWAEFILRVAEERGFRGGPLLDLGCGTGNATLPMWERGHEVEGLDASAAMLRVARRKLPGVGFTLGTFETFELTRRFGLVYSVFDALNNLLSDEAFAACLRRVHEHLTPGGVFVFDVNTPTGLRELWHGGVAEGWADDVYYRWNHAYDETTGLATVSAFCETEGAAFTEVHRERGYDEPHVRRLLEAAGFEGVAALAFPEAGPPPPGAERIWVVARKPQ; encoded by the coding sequence GTGAGCGAGGAGCCACACATGGACACGCTCGAGGCCCCGCGGGTGGCGCCCTACACGGCGCTTGCCGACGTCTACGACGTCATCATGGCCGAGGTCGAGTACGACGAGTGGGCGGAGTTCATCCTGAGAGTCGCCGAGGAGCGAGGGTTCCGTGGCGGGCCGCTGCTGGACCTCGGCTGCGGCACAGGCAACGCCACGCTACCGATGTGGGAACGCGGTCACGAGGTGGAGGGCCTCGATGCCAGCGCGGCCATGCTGAGGGTGGCGCGGCGCAAGCTGCCCGGAGTCGGGTTCACCCTCGGTACCTTCGAAACGTTCGAGCTGACGAGGCGCTTCGGTCTCGTGTACTCGGTTTTCGACGCCCTCAACAACCTCCTCAGCGACGAGGCCTTCGCGGCCTGCTTGCGGCGCGTGCATGAGCACCTGACCCCCGGGGGCGTGTTCGTCTTCGACGTGAACACCCCCACCGGGCTGAGGGAGCTGTGGCACGGTGGCGTTGCCGAGGGCTGGGCGGACGACGTCTACTACCGCTGGAACCACGCCTACGACGAGACGACCGGGCTGGCCACGGTGTCGGCCTTCTGCGAGACGGAGGGCGCCGCGTTCACGGAGGTGCACCGCGAACGGGGTTACGACGAGCCCCACGTGCGCCGCTTGCTGGAGGCCGCGGGATTCGAGGGGGTGGCGGCGCTCGCCTTCCCAGAGGCCGGACCGCCGCCGCCGGGCGCCGAGCGGATCTGGGTGGTGGCGCGTAAGCCCCAGTGA
- a CDS encoding NAD(P)-dependent oxidoreductase yields the protein MRIGFIGLGTMGAPMAGRLLAAGFEVTVHNRTREREEPLAALGAARAASPLACAEGQDAVFTMVSDTPDVQAIVLGDQGAALGMKPGGILVDMSTISPATTRRIAAALADHDVTMLDAPVSGGSEGAKSGTLSIMVGGDSVALARMRPVLQHLGKTITHVGPVGSGQVAKAVNQVVIAGTYAAVAEGMTLAMAAGIDVDAALTALEGGAAGSWVLANRARNMIEDQYPLGFRTRLHRKDLGIALNAARELGVSMPVSAYVEQLETSLVSRGLGDEDVSNIARVVREQAGLKGRND from the coding sequence ATGCGCATCGGGTTCATAGGCCTTGGCACCATGGGCGCCCCCATGGCCGGACGGCTGCTCGCCGCCGGCTTCGAGGTGACGGTCCACAACCGAACGCGCGAGCGGGAGGAACCGCTCGCCGCCCTGGGAGCGGCGCGGGCCGCCAGCCCGCTAGCCTGCGCCGAGGGTCAGGACGCCGTCTTCACCATGGTGTCCGACACTCCCGACGTCCAGGCCATCGTGCTGGGCGATCAAGGGGCCGCCTTGGGCATGAAGCCGGGCGGCATCCTCGTGGACATGAGCACCATCAGCCCCGCCACCACCCGCCGCATAGCGGCCGCGCTCGCGGATCACGACGTGACCATGCTCGACGCACCCGTGTCGGGCGGCAGCGAAGGCGCCAAGAGCGGCACGCTCTCGATCATGGTGGGCGGCGACTCGGTCGCGCTGGCGCGGATGCGCCCCGTACTGCAGCATCTGGGCAAGACCATCACGCACGTGGGCCCGGTCGGGAGCGGCCAGGTCGCCAAGGCCGTGAACCAGGTGGTCATCGCGGGCACCTACGCAGCAGTGGCCGAGGGCATGACGTTGGCCATGGCGGCGGGCATCGACGTCGACGCCGCGCTCACTGCCCTCGAGGGCGGCGCCGCGGGCTCATGGGTGCTGGCCAACCGGGCCCGCAACATGATCGAGGACCAGTACCCGCTCGGCTTCCGCACGCGGTTGCACCGCAAGGACCTGGGCATCGCCCTGAACGCCGCGCGCGAGCTCGGGGTGAGCATGCCCGTGTCGGCCTACGTGGAGCAGCTGGAGACGAGCCTCGTGTCGCGCGGCCTGGGCGACGAGGACGTGTCGAACATCGCGAGAGTCGTGCGCGAGCAGGCCGGGCTGAAGGGCCGCAACGACTGA
- a CDS encoding acetoin utilization protein AcuC yields the protein MAAGDDGSVSEGAQRVVFVYDPRMARFELHPDHPFKPLRVELTRSLLTSAGLLADPEVVPPTPLTDDDLLAVHDRAYVEAVKALSAGGPTTGAARWGLGTADNPIFAGMHELVRLVCAGTVTALDAVASGAATRALNLGGGLHHALQDRASGFCVYNDLALAIRRAVDRYGLRVAYVDLDAHHGDGVQWLFYEDPNVMTISLHESGEYLFPGTGHVYETGKGPGRGLSVNVPLEPYTDDESYLAAFDAVAPRALRAFAPDVIVLQAGADSHHFDPLADLSQTLEGMRQAYLRVVALADELTGGRLVATGGGGYDPYRTVPRAWAHLWAAMTGRELPAELPPAWAETWRGRLPAGTTLPDRALDGPSDFAPSRNREQVARRNAVVVARVVAALDEIWQDTGLGRGVTSR from the coding sequence GTGGCCGCCGGAGACGACGGAAGCGTGAGCGAGGGCGCGCAGCGGGTCGTGTTCGTCTACGACCCGCGCATGGCGCGGTTCGAGCTTCACCCGGACCACCCGTTCAAGCCCCTACGCGTGGAGCTCACGCGCTCCCTGTTGACCAGCGCCGGACTGCTGGCCGACCCGGAGGTCGTGCCCCCTACCCCCCTCACCGACGACGACCTGCTTGCCGTGCATGACCGGGCCTACGTGGAGGCCGTCAAGGCCCTCTCCGCCGGGGGCCCCACCACGGGCGCGGCCCGGTGGGGCCTTGGCACCGCGGACAACCCGATCTTCGCCGGCATGCACGAGCTGGTCAGACTGGTCTGCGCCGGCACGGTGACGGCGCTGGACGCCGTTGCCTCCGGAGCCGCTACGAGGGCCCTCAACCTTGGCGGCGGGCTACACCACGCGCTGCAAGACCGCGCCTCCGGCTTCTGCGTCTACAACGACCTCGCCCTGGCCATACGCCGCGCCGTGGACCGCTACGGGCTCCGCGTCGCCTACGTCGACCTCGACGCGCACCACGGGGACGGCGTGCAGTGGCTCTTCTACGAGGACCCGAACGTCATGACGATCAGTCTCCATGAATCTGGTGAGTACCTCTTCCCCGGGACGGGTCATGTCTACGAGACCGGCAAGGGTCCCGGGCGAGGGCTGAGCGTGAACGTCCCCCTGGAGCCCTACACCGATGACGAGTCGTACCTGGCGGCGTTCGACGCCGTGGCGCCCAGGGCGCTGCGCGCCTTCGCTCCCGACGTCATCGTGCTGCAAGCGGGCGCCGACTCGCACCACTTCGACCCGCTCGCCGACCTGTCTCAGACGCTCGAGGGGATGCGCCAGGCGTACCTACGCGTCGTGGCGCTGGCCGACGAACTGACGGGCGGCCGGCTGGTCGCCACCGGCGGCGGCGGCTACGACCCGTACCGCACGGTGCCGCGCGCATGGGCCCACCTGTGGGCCGCCATGACGGGCCGCGAGCTTCCCGCGGAGCTGCCGCCGGCGTGGGCCGAGACGTGGCGGGGCCGGCTACCCGCGGGCACGACCCTGCCCGACCGCGCCCTCGACGGGCCTTCCGACTTCGCACCCAGCCGCAACCGCGAGCAGGTCGCCCGCCGCAACGCGGTGGTCGTCGCGCGCGTGGTCGCCGCTCTGGACGAGATATGGCAGGACACCGGACTAGGCCGCGGGGTAACCTCTCGCTGA
- a CDS encoding CBS and ACT domain-containing protein, whose amino-acid sequence MLVKEIMTRNVVAIGPDTPIRDVQALMEQRNIRHFPILEGRSGGAGSDHLLGIVSDRDLRLVGADHPKAPKGVTASHPVRDVMVPEVLVAHPEDPVEETAKVLRDNKIGAMPVMDDGRLVGIVTGIDMLDALVRMSGVKGASSRLEVELVDRPGALAGLLDRVASRNINVSSVLTARADEASVTFVLRVGTLDGHGLAAHLRGLGYNVLWPPETTEA is encoded by the coding sequence ATGTTGGTGAAGGAGATCATGACCCGCAACGTCGTTGCCATCGGCCCTGACACGCCGATCCGGGACGTGCAAGCGCTGATGGAGCAACGCAACATCCGCCACTTCCCGATCCTCGAGGGGCGTAGTGGCGGCGCCGGTTCGGACCACCTCCTGGGGATCGTCTCCGACCGCGACCTACGGCTGGTCGGCGCCGATCACCCCAAGGCCCCGAAGGGAGTGACCGCTTCTCACCCCGTGAGGGACGTCATGGTGCCGGAAGTCCTGGTGGCGCACCCCGAGGACCCCGTCGAGGAGACGGCCAAGGTGCTGCGCGACAACAAGATCGGCGCCATGCCCGTGATGGACGACGGCCGGTTGGTCGGGATCGTGACCGGCATCGACATGCTGGACGCGCTCGTCCGGATGTCGGGCGTGAAGGGCGCGTCCAGCCGTCTAGAGGTCGAGCTGGTGGACCGGCCCGGGGCGCTGGCCGGGCTGCTGGACCGCGTGGCCAGCCGCAACATCAACGTCTCCAGCGTGCTGACCGCCCGCGCGGACGAGGCCAGCGTGACGTTCGTGTTGCGCGTCGGGACGCTCGACGGGCACGGCCTCGCGGCACACCTGCGAGGTCTCGGTTACAACGTCTTGTGGCCGCCGGAGACGACGGAAGCGTGA
- a CDS encoding GNAT family N-acetyltransferase: protein MAAAIITACADPSVLAALAPHERLALFRPPAEQLAALVDIASDARGCVVSATDGGTLVGYVAFHPPTEVESWGADATGELIELGAIEVAPEYRSQNLARRLLQASFEGGRFDHTVVFATLYVWHYDLVRSGLTDLAYRRMLERLYHSAGMDSFPTSDEEIRSSAANALMARIGPLAPPRVVEEFHRLRRAQPVTAAGAW from the coding sequence ATGGCAGCGGCGATCATCACCGCATGCGCTGACCCGAGCGTCCTCGCGGCCCTGGCACCCCATGAGCGCCTGGCCCTTTTCCGTCCGCCCGCCGAGCAGCTGGCGGCGCTGGTGGACATCGCCTCTGACGCGCGGGGCTGCGTCGTGAGCGCCACGGACGGCGGCACGCTGGTCGGCTACGTCGCGTTCCATCCGCCCACCGAGGTGGAGTCGTGGGGCGCCGACGCCACCGGGGAACTCATCGAGCTGGGCGCCATCGAGGTGGCCCCCGAGTACCGCAGCCAGAACCTCGCCAGGCGGCTGCTCCAGGCGAGCTTCGAAGGTGGGCGCTTCGATCACACCGTCGTGTTCGCCACGCTCTACGTCTGGCATTACGACCTGGTCCGCAGCGGCCTCACGGACCTGGCGTACCGGCGCATGCTCGAGCGGCTTTACCACTCCGCGGGCATGGACTCGTTCCCCACCAGCGACGAAGAGATCCGCAGTAGCGCGGCCAACGCTCTCATGGCGCGGATCGGGCCGCTGGCCCCACCACGCGTCGTCGAGGAGTTCCACCGCCTGAGGAGGGCGCAGCCGGTGACCGCCGCGGGGGCCTGGTAG